The Desertifilum tharense IPPAS B-1220 DNA segment CGGTACCGTATCATAAGGGCCGCCGGTATGTCCGCCCACCCCTTTAGCCGCACCCGTCGCCGTGAAAAATACAATCGCATCGCGGCATAGTTGAATATTTGCCTTGAGGGATTTGCGTTGCTCGTCCGTTAGTGTGGGAACATTCGGATCTAAAGTTAACGGAATGAAATTTTCTAAATCAATGGGAAAGGCAGCTTTCGCAATAGTCATAATTCTGTTCTAGATAAAAATCGACAATCAGTTCATTGATGCTTGAAGCCCGCAAAACGCAATTTCACGCTAAAGGCATAACTGCAATCTTGCTGAGTGACCTAGCACTCCGTAGCACCCTACACTCATCAGAAAAATGGGTAGAAACCCCGTCCTTGAAGGACGGCTTTACATTAAGTGCTGGTTTTTCGAGTGGATATAATCCCAGGAACCAGCAAACCCGTTTAAGTCCCTTCCCACAACACAGCTAAGATGTCTTGGCTTTACCCAACGCCTGACCAATTAGGCTTACAGATGGTCCGAGCTAGGGAAGTACCCGGAAGTGCGTACCAAGCTATGTCTCAATGTGGTATTCACCGCTTACGTTGTCCGAATTGGTTCGGTCAATCCTCGTCCCTTTCAGGGCGAGGTTGGTGAAAGACCGAGTGCTACTGTGAAACACTTTATCGGCAAATGGCCCCTTTCTTTCATCGAAGTGTTGAGTAGGGAAGAAGAGGGTGGGGGATTCAAGAGTGCTGAGTGTAAAGTGCTGAGTGCTGAGTGGGAAACGAGTGCAAAGTACCGAGTTCCGTAGCTTGCACACCAAGCAGCGGTGTTGCGAGTGGAGAAAAGAGTGCTGTTGCGTTAGCTTCTGCGAAGCAGTGTAGAAAGTGCTGTTGCGCTAGCTTCTGCGTAACAGTGTGCTGAGTGGGGAAAGGAGTTCCGATTCTTCCCCAACCCCCAACTCCCAACTCCCAATTCCCTTCTTTCCCCCCATCTCCCCATCCTTCTAAGTCCACTGATGAATCAGGGCGAGAATTAAATTGAGGCTGAGATAACTGACGGTGAGGGCTAAAACCACAAAGATAGAGATACTGACAATTGAGCGCAATTTGTTGGGAGAGTTAGAACTCATGGGGATACTCAGGCTTGAAGAATGCATCAGGACAGCTAACAGTGTTAGCCTAAAACAAAAACTCCTCAACTTGGCTAGCCCTAGCCTGAATTTTAGAAGAATGCTCGAACTTCACTGCCACACCACCTTTTCTGACGGTACTCTAACGCCCACGCAATTAGTCGAAACTGCTGTTCAAGCGGGGGTTCGCGCCTTAGCGATTACCGATCACGATACCTTTAACGGATGGGAAGAGGCAATCGGTGCAGCCGCCAAGTACGATTTAGAAATCGTTCCCGGTTTAGAACTCAGTACGGTTCACAATCATTGTTCTCTTCATATTCTGGGTTTTTATCCCAATCCTCAACTGTTGCGCGAACCGCTACAAGAACGCTTAGAAGGTCGCAAGCGCCGCGCCCAAAGGATGTTAGAAAAATTAGCTAGTTTAGGTTATCCCCTGACTCTACCGGAAATGGGGGAAGGAATAGCCCCAGGACGACCTCATATTGCATCGGCGATGGTGAAAGCCGGTTATGTCCAGTCCAGCCGAGAAGCCTTTGACCGCTTTCTGCGCGATGAGGGGCCCGCTTACGTGCATTATGAGAAGTTTTCAATTCAAGATGGGATTGCTTTATTACGTTCCTGCGGTGCGGTTCCGGTTTGGGCGCATCCCTATTTATTCCGAGGCGGCGCGGTTGAGGAGGTGTTGCGGGAGTTGGTAGAAGCTGGCTTAATGGGGGTTGAGGTCTATCACCCCAGTCAGTCTCCTCAGCAACAGGAACGCTTGCGCCAGTTATGTAAAGAATATAGCCTCCTAGAAACGGGAGGAAGCGACTATCACGGCCCAACTTTTGAAGGAAGTCACAGTCAACTCAATATGTGGCATTTACCCTTATCGCTGTTAGAACCCATTAAAGCAGCAGCCCAGTAAGTGCTGAGTGCTGAGTGCTGAGTGCTGAGTGCTGAGTGCTGAGTGCTGAGTGCTGAGTAGGGAGTTAATTGAGAGTGTTGAGTTCTCAGTAGGGGGGAAGTGTTAAGTTTCAAGTTCTGAGTAGGGAGTTGAGAAGAAAACAGAGGATTGAGTAATTTCTTAAAATCCATCCTCTGTTATTCCATAAACTGGTACTCTCTACTCACTTAGGACTGTTAAACTCACTCGGAACTCGGAACTCGGAACTCGGAACTCCTTTCTCCACTCAGCACTCAGCACTTTACACTCAGCACTTAGACTCAGCCTGTATTCCGCATTCCGGCTGCAATTCCGTTAATGGTGAGTAAGGCCCCTCTGAGTAGTTCGCCTTTGCTGTAACGGGAGATGACACCTGTGGTCATGGTGTCTTGGTGTTGGCGCAGGCGTTTGAGGAGGGAGACTTGTAGGAGTCCTAGGGGGACGATGGTACCATTGCGGAGTTGCACGGAACGTTGTAAACCGGGGTCGCCATCGAGTAAGCGTTCGTGTCCGGTAATTTTGAGGACGAGTTCGCGGGTGAGAGTGTATTCGCTAGCAATTTGGTCGAAGACTTTCTCAAACCGGGGTAGGTCTGCGGGGGGTGAGAGTTCGCGCAGGTAGTGGCGAGCAATTTGCAGGTCTACTTTGGATAGGGTCATTTCGACTTTGGAGATGGCCATTTTGAAGAAGGGCCATTTGTAGTAGAAATAACGCAGCAGTTTGAGGTGTTCTTCGGGTTCTTTTTCTAGGAAGTCTTGGAGGGCGGTTCCGACGCCGTACCAACTGGGGACGAGGAACCGGGCTTGCGTCCAACTGAAGACCCAAGGGATGGCCCGCAGGCTACCCAGGTCTTTTTTACCGCCGCGACGGGCGGGACGGGAACTAATTTGCAGTTGGCTAATTTCTTGAATGGGGGTGACGTGGTGGAAGAAGTCTACGAAGTCGGGTTGCTCGTAGATGAGTTTGCGATAGTGCGATCGCGACACTACGGCCAATTCTTCCATAATTTCGTTCCACGGGGCAATATCATCAAACCCGCTACCGAGTAAGCTGGCTTGAACCACTGCGGAGGCGATGGTTTCAAGGTTATACAGGGCGAGTTCAGATAAGGTGTATTTGGAAGCGAGGACTTCACCTTGTTCGGTAATTTTAATCCGACCGTTAATGGTGCGGTTGGGTTGGGCTAAAATCGCTTCGTAGGCCGGGCCGCCACCGCGACCGACGGAACCGCCGCGCCCGTGAAAAATTCGCAGTTCTACCCCATATTGGGCCGCTACTTTTTGCAGGGCTTTTTGGGCTTTATGAATTTCCCAATTGCTGCTCAGGAAGCCGGAGTCTTTGTTACTGTCGGAGTAGCCCAGCATGACTTCTTGCAAGCTCAGGGGGGCTTGAGAAGGGTCGCCTGTTTGGGTTTTTGCCCAGGCTTCGGTTCCCCCGGCGAGTAAGGTGCGGTAGAAGGGTAACTCAAACAGGGATTTGATCACATCCGGGGCGTGTTTGAGGTCTTCAACGGTTTCAAACAGGGGGACGACGTGCAGGGTGGAAATACCCGTTGCGGGGTCGTACAGTCCAGCTTCTTTCGCCAGTAGCAGCACTTCTAGTAAGTCGCTGACATCGTGGCTCATACTGATGACATAGGTTCGGCAAACCTCTATGCCAAACTCCCGTTGCAGTTTGCGAATCATCCGGAAGGTTTCGATGGTTTCGCAGGTTTTGGGGCTAAAGGGGAGTTCGGTGGGAATGATGGGGCGGCGAGTTTGCAGTTCGGTGGCTAACCAGCGCGATCGCTCTTCTTCTGTCAGTTGATTATAAGGTTTGGGGAGAATTTGCAGGTATTCAGCAATCTCGTTGAGGGTGTCGCTGTGGCGGGTGCTTTCTTGGCGCACGTCGAGATGGGCGAGGTTAAAGCCGTAAATTTCCACCTGACAGCACAGGTTGTTGAGTTGGCGACAGTATAGATCGGTTTGTTCGAGCGATCGCGCAATGAGTCGCAACTCGGCCAGAAATTCATCTCCCGACCGATACACCGTGGGCGCATAGGGCAAATCCGCCATTTCTACGGCGGGGTTACTTTCCAGTTGGCTGAGGTTGGCGACTGGGCCGTATTGCAGATTGCGATCGCGCGTATCCTCTAAGCGCTTCAAAATATAAGATAGCTTTAAGCGATAAGGCTCTTGGCGATAGCGAATGGCCAGTTGATCGTAAACCTCCGACATTCGCTGCTGGTCTTGTTCTAACGATTCCAGCAATTCCGGCAGAACATCGCTCCAGTGTAGCGACGGACTCAACACGTTAATTAAGTTCCGCACGGACTGGATATATTTCTCTAAAACTATATGGCGCTGGTAGCAAGCCGTTTTCCAAGTCACCCCTGGCGTGACTGAAGGGTTGCCATCGCGGTCTGAACCCACCCAAGACCCAAACTTACAGAAATTATATTTCGGGGGGCGCAGGCTGGGGAAAGACGCTTTCAACGCCCGCTGGAAGCGGTTGTAAAGCTGGGGAATCACATCAAACAGCACCTCTTGGAAGTAGTGCAGCGTGTAGTCTACTTCATCAAGAACGGTGGGTTTAAACTGGTGCAATTCGTCAGTGCGCCACCACAGCCGGATTTCTTCGGTTAACTCTTCGGTATATTGAAACGCTTCCCAAGAGTTCCTTAACTCCGGCCCCATTGAGGGACTGCCCTCGCTATAGCGAATATAGCTTTCTTCGACGCGATCGAAGCGCTGGAGAATTTTAGCAATCCGGCGCTGTTTATCGCGAATCGTATGGCGGACAATTTCTGTAGGATGGGCTGTAAAAACTAAACGAATATCTAAAGCATCAATCAAATTCTGAATTTTCTGGGGAGGCACATTCAACTGGCGCAACTTCGGCCAAAGGCTGCCAAACGTCCCCAAATCCCGCCGACGACCGCGATCCAAATCGTGCAGGCTTTTTTCCAGGAGGTTGTGATGCACGCCATAGTCTTTTTCTGTGGCTTCCGGGAGTCCTTTAGCCCGCTTATTGCCTAACAGGTCATCGACTTCGCGATAATGCTGTTGGTGGCCGCGCTGGTCGTAGTGTTGTTCAACAATGTTAATGAGTTGAAAATAGAGGGCAAACCCTCGCGCCGCCCGAATGGCCGCATTCAGGTCTAGATTTTCTACAAGCTTTTGCACTTCAGAATTCGCAAAATCGGGTGCTTGTCCCTCCGGGGAACACATGGAGCGCAGTTGCTTCAGCAAGCCGATCAAATCCTGACCGCACTCTTGCTCTAGGACAAATTCCCATAAATCCTCCACCAATTTTAGGCGACGGCGCAGCAACAGTTCTGAGGTTAGATCGACCCCACTGTCCGGAAGTGCATTGTCCGGTGGAGAATGCTCATTGAGTTGAGATTCAGATTGAGAAGTTTTAATCGTTGTCACTGTGTCGTTTCCAAAACTGTGATTTGAGGAATGGACTGTTGAACTCATGAGTGTGAATGCCAGTCAGTGTGAGGAGCGAAGTTAATGGCGTACAAACTGAGGATATAAGGTTCTAATGCTCAAACTCAAATCCTGTCCTCCAATAAACGAGCAATCGCTCTGAATTGATAGTTCAGCACAGTTTTCTATTTTTTCGCTTTAGGCAACCGCTTGTCTAGCCTTTGAGTACATAACTTTGTTTTTTTGAGGAATGCGAAACATTTTCAGGGCTTGCTATTTATTGAGCGACAAATTTCTGTTCGTGACTAACTTTTTCGCCTTAATTTACCAAATTTAGTGACGCTCGGAAACTGGGGAAGTTGGCGAAGCTGGAGACTTGAGATTTAACATCGGCAGGCGATCGCCCCGAAAGACTTCTTCGCTAGCCGATCCGACTTGTTGCAGGGCATCCAGGACGCGACTCCCGAACGCCATCCCCACTAACAGCGGGCCAACCGCTAAACTAAGTAACAGATCGGAGGAAACCCAGAACTCCGGTTGTGGTGTTTGAGTCGAAGATGAAGGTTGGTTGTTGAGTGATTCTTGCATAGAAAAGGCAGACCAATATATATGATGGGTATGTCAATAATCTATCCCAACTCTGCGCTTCTCACCCCTGACCGCGAGTTAGAGTAAAAGCCCACATGTTAGATACTAATGAGCGTACCCAAGCTCCCCTAGCACAATGGGTGCAGCAGACGATCGGATTACACCAAGGGCGAGTCAAAGTCCAATTACAGGGTAACAATCTCCATATTTTGTGCGAAGCGCCTCAATGCCCGGAGGCAACAGCGACGCTTGCGGCTCTCAAAGACGGTCTCAAAACCACCCCTCTAGAGACACTCTTACCGCAAAATCAAGCTCCCGTCTATAAAATTACGATTTACGGTCGCACGATTGGCCCCAACTATCCCGACTGGACAGAAATTCTCGATCTCACCCCGCGAGACGCCCCGTTTTCCGAGCATGGGTCAATTCCCAACGGCGAGTCTGAAGAAAAAGTGCTGATGCTGCAAGCTGCACGTACGGCGCATCAGAACGACAAAGCGATCGCCATTGAGAACCCAGATGCCTTAGACTCTAACAACGGTGAGGGAACCGCCTTACTCGTCAGCAATCGAACCTTAGCGCGTCAAGGTTGCTTAGATGCGATCGCCTGGGTCTTAAGCGAAACCCTCAGTCCTTTAGGCGTCAGCGTCCGCGTTAAAGTCAAACCTCCCCGCAAAAGCAAGCATCCCGATCGAGCGCATCAACGCTTGCACGTCCTGTGCGAATCCACCTACAGCCCCGATCCGGCCCTGTTAGCGCCCACCATTGCCCAACAACTGCGAGAACTCAACCTCCAGGGATTCCGCGACGCCGTAATCTCCTGTCAAGTTACCGGAGAAGCAACCCCAGATTGGTTGCTGCGCGTCGATCTCACCCCCAACGAAGTCATGTTGCGCGAGTGGGGGCGTTGGGGCGATGTTCCCGCCATCTCTCGGCTGCTGAATCAAGCCTTGGCTCAACAGGAAGTCCAAGTCTCCGCCATTCTCAAAGAATCCACCCTGCACCTGTTTTGTACAGCGCCCACCGCACCCGATCGTCAGGTCGTCACCGCCACCCTCAAAGAGATTTTAGAATCTCTAACACCCCAAGGAATTTTTGCCGCCACCCTCTACGGTCATGTGCGCGCCTCTGCAACCCCCGTGTGGGTCGATTGGCTCGATATGCCAGCCAAACAGAATCCGGCGCTGGCCCCCTCCACCCTAACGTTAGCCGAACAGGGCGATCGCGATGCCCTCACCTTTTTACTCACCCGCCTACTCAACCCAGACTTAGACCAACAATTGCTGACGGGGGGAATACAAACCCAAGTTGCTCGCAAAGAAGACCTGTTACACCTGATGAGCGACGCCCCCGTCTGTCCGGCTCAGAACGATGTGGGGCCGCTGGTGGCCAAGTTTTTACAACAGCTTAAAGTTCCGGGAGTGGCTGGCGTCCGAGTCTACGGTCGCCGCTCTGGGCAGAAATTGCCCCGCTGGAGCTATGGGGTTGATTTTGTCCCGCGCCAGCGTTTAGTGCCAGAAGCTAGCCCAGAATTCGCAGCGAGCAGCAGCTACGTGGGCGATTTACTCTCCGAGACGGGAGAATTCAATGCGCCGCCTGCTGAGGCTCCCGTACCGGAAAGCGATCGCGCTCTTCAGCAGGTGGCTCGGTTGGCGCAGTTGAGCTTAGTGCGATCGGGGCTAATGGCACCCGTCGAGGAACGCTCGGATTGGGAAATTGAGCGCAAACCCAACTCAGAACCGTTAAAAAAAGCCAAGATTGGGCATTCTGCCCTAATCTGGGGGGCGGCGGGATTGGTTTTGGCGCTGCAAGTGGATTGGGTATGGGGTAGCGTTTTACAGCAAAGGGTGGCGACTTCCCGACAAACAGCGCCCTCTGTCCAAACGGGGGAAGTGGATGCAAACGTCACTTGGCCCCCGGTTGCTCCGGAAGTTCGTCGCGGCGCTCCGGGGGAGGGGTTTGAGGACGCTGGGTTTACGCGCCCCGCTAGCGGAATGGAAATGCAGTTGCAATGCCCGCAGGGGCAAAGCGGCGAAGATTGCGTGCTGAGTCCGGTTTCTCCCTATCCCAGTTTTAATAATTCGCTGTTAGACGAACAGTTAAGCCGCTATCACCAGCGGATGTTGGAGTCTGGGCCCCCGGATGTGTTGATTGTCGGGAGTTCGCGGGCTTTGCGCGGTATCGATCCGGTGGCGCTGCGGGAGGCGCTGGCGGCTCAAGGCTATGCGGATGTCAGCGTTTACAATTTTGGGGTGAATGGGGCGACGGCTCAGGTTGTGGATTTGATTGTGCGGCGGATTTTGACGGCCGAACAGTTACCGAAGTTGATTTTATGGGCGGATGGAGCGCGGGCGTTTAATAGCGGTCGCGGCGATGCCACTTATAATGCGATCGCCACTTCTGCGGGCTATCAAAGTTTGATGGCGGGAACCCTCGCTTTACCGACGTATGGCGCGGCGGAGGCGGCGCAACCGACGGCCGAACCCGCTGAGGCAGAATTTTCTTTAGCGGAAGCTTACCGACAGGCAGATCGCTGGCTGGATGAGCGGATCGGGGCATTGTCGGCGCTCTATCCCGAACGCGATCGCGCTAAAGGTGAGATTGCTCAAAAATTGGCGGATATTCTCCCCAATGGCGAACGGGCGGTGACTCAAGCCTCTGAACCGGAGGATGACAGCGAGGCTCAACTCGATCGCAATGGCTTTTTAGCTTTGTCTGTCCGTTTCAATCCCCTAACGTACTACCAGAAACACCCCAGGGTAACGGGCGATTATGACCGAGATTATGAATCCTTTCAGTTAGAAGGCAGACAAACCGAGGCGTTAGAGAGTTTGCTGCAAGTGACTCAACAGCAGTCTATTCCCCTGGTATTTATCAATCTGCCTTTAACGAGCGATTACCTCGATCCGGTGCGGGCGAGTTACGAACGCGAATTTACCCAACAAATGCTGCGCTTTGCAATGGAGCGAGGCTTTATTTTCCGCGATCTCGCCAATGTGTGGGATGGGGGACAGATGGAGTATTTTTCTGACCCCAGTCACCTGAATCGCTACGGCGCAATGGTGGTAGCGCAGCAAATCGCGCGAGATCCGATGATTTCCTGGCCCTCCAGATAGCAGTCAGGTGGAGAATCTATCGCGATCCTCAATCAAAAGGTGAAAATTCCCTTCTCCCTAGGTGAGGGGCAGTTCGCAACTCCTGCAAAGGCTGGCGATGGCATTGAAGTGAAGACGGACTAGCCGAACGTCTCTACTATATTCACAGAGGTTCTCACTGCCTTGGCGGTTGCGATCGCATTCCCCTATCCCTTTTTTTCTCAATTCCCCAGCTATGACTTTTCCTTCTATTTTGTATGGAGTCTTCCTGCTCAGTGTTTGTGG contains these protein-coding regions:
- the ppc gene encoding phosphoenolpyruvate carboxylase codes for the protein MSSTVHSSNHSFGNDTVTTIKTSQSESQLNEHSPPDNALPDSGVDLTSELLLRRRLKLVEDLWEFVLEQECGQDLIGLLKQLRSMCSPEGQAPDFANSEVQKLVENLDLNAAIRAARGFALYFQLINIVEQHYDQRGHQQHYREVDDLLGNKRAKGLPEATEKDYGVHHNLLEKSLHDLDRGRRRDLGTFGSLWPKLRQLNVPPQKIQNLIDALDIRLVFTAHPTEIVRHTIRDKQRRIAKILQRFDRVEESYIRYSEGSPSMGPELRNSWEAFQYTEELTEEIRLWWRTDELHQFKPTVLDEVDYTLHYFQEVLFDVIPQLYNRFQRALKASFPSLRPPKYNFCKFGSWVGSDRDGNPSVTPGVTWKTACYQRHIVLEKYIQSVRNLINVLSPSLHWSDVLPELLESLEQDQQRMSEVYDQLAIRYRQEPYRLKLSYILKRLEDTRDRNLQYGPVANLSQLESNPAVEMADLPYAPTVYRSGDEFLAELRLIARSLEQTDLYCRQLNNLCCQVEIYGFNLAHLDVRQESTRHSDTLNEIAEYLQILPKPYNQLTEEERSRWLATELQTRRPIIPTELPFSPKTCETIETFRMIRKLQREFGIEVCRTYVISMSHDVSDLLEVLLLAKEAGLYDPATGISTLHVVPLFETVEDLKHAPDVIKSLFELPFYRTLLAGGTEAWAKTQTGDPSQAPLSLQEVMLGYSDSNKDSGFLSSNWEIHKAQKALQKVAAQYGVELRIFHGRGGSVGRGGGPAYEAILAQPNRTINGRIKITEQGEVLASKYTLSELALYNLETIASAVVQASLLGSGFDDIAPWNEIMEELAVVSRSHYRKLIYEQPDFVDFFHHVTPIQEISQLQISSRPARRGGKKDLGSLRAIPWVFSWTQARFLVPSWYGVGTALQDFLEKEPEEHLKLLRYFYYKWPFFKMAISKVEMTLSKVDLQIARHYLRELSPPADLPRFEKVFDQIASEYTLTRELVLKITGHERLLDGDPGLQRSVQLRNGTIVPLGLLQVSLLKRLRQHQDTMTTGVISRYSKGELLRGALLTINGIAAGMRNTG
- a CDS encoding PHP domain-containing protein yields the protein MLELHCHTTFSDGTLTPTQLVETAVQAGVRALAITDHDTFNGWEEAIGAAAKYDLEIVPGLELSTVHNHCSLHILGFYPNPQLLREPLQERLEGRKRRAQRMLEKLASLGYPLTLPEMGEGIAPGRPHIASAMVKAGYVQSSREAFDRFLRDEGPAYVHYEKFSIQDGIALLRSCGAVPVWAHPYLFRGGAVEEVLRELVEAGLMGVEVYHPSQSPQQQERLRQLCKEYSLLETGGSDYHGPTFEGSHSQLNMWHLPLSLLEPIKAAAQ